The Egicoccus sp. AB-alg2 nucleotide sequence GCCGGCCTCCGCGCCGCCAGCGCATAGCCACGTCGGTGCCGTTCCGCTCGGAGCGAACGCGCGCCGCGGCCGGTGACGGTTCGGCAACGGCCCCGGCCCGCTCCCCTGTCGAGGTCGGCGAGGAACCGGCCGCAAAGAACTCAGAGCTGGTCGAAGAGGCCGTCCACGAACAGGTCGGGGTCGAAGGGTGCGAGGTCGTCGATGTCCTCGCCGAGGCCGACGAGTTTGACGGGCAGGCCGAGCTCGCGCTGGACGGCGACGACGATGCCGCCCTTGGAGGAGCCGTCGAGCTTGGTGAGGGCGATGCCGGTGACCTCGACCGCGTCGAGGAAGGCCTTGGCCTGGGCGATGCCGTTCTGTCCGGTGGTGGCGTCGAGGACGAGGAGCGTCTCCTCGAGCGGGCCGGCCTGCTTCTCCAGCACGCGCTTGACCTTGCCGAGCTCGTCCATGAGCTCGCGCTTGTTGTGCAGGCGTCCGGCGGTGTCGACGATGAGCAGGTCGGCGGCGCGTTCGGCGGCGGCGGCGTAGCCCTCGAACGCGACGGAGGCCGGGTCGGCGCCCTCGTCCTTGCGCACGAGGTGGGCGCCGGTGCGGTCGGCCCAGATGCCGAGCTGGTCGGCGGCGGCGGCGCGGAACGTGTCCGCGGCGGCGAGCACGACCTGCCGCTCGTCGCGCTGTTCGACCGCGGCGAGCTTGCCGATGGTGGTGGTCTTGCCGGTGCCGTTGACGCCGGTGACGAGCCAGACCGTCGGGCCGTCGTCCGTGGCCCGGCCGAGCGAGCGGTCACCGGCGCCGAGTGCACCGCGCAGCTGTTCCTTCAGCAGGTCCAGCACGGCGTCGGGGCTGCTGGCGCCCTCCTCGCGGCTACGACGCTTGAGGTCCTCGACGATCTCCAGGGTGGCGGTGACGCCGACGTCGGCGGTGATGAGGGCTTCCTCGAGCCCGTCCCAGGCCTCGTCGGTGAGCCC carries:
- the ftsY gene encoding signal recognition particle-docking protein FtsY — translated: MEFLTESPELIIALVVAAAGLVGGVGLARRRRDDEPDTPGTQEGGTDTAVLERPEEHTGSTDADTAVLERPEAPTPTVPDTPAELVEAPTPVLTPRERFRLRLTRTRNVLGASVADLFGRGLTDEAWDGLEEALITADVGVTATLEIVEDLKRRSREEGASSPDAVLDLLKEQLRGALGAGDRSLGRATDDGPTVWLVTGVNGTGKTTTIGKLAAVEQRDERQVVLAAADTFRAAAADQLGIWADRTGAHLVRKDEGADPASVAFEGYAAAAERAADLLIVDTAGRLHNKRELMDELGKVKRVLEKQAGPLEETLLVLDATTGQNGIAQAKAFLDAVEVTGIALTKLDGSSKGGIVVAVQRELGLPVKLVGLGEDIDDLAPFDPDLFVDGLFDQL